Proteins encoded together in one Catellatospora citrea window:
- a CDS encoding cell division protein FtsQ/DivIB — protein MPEGRTRDTNAAGAAAGDGSRRRWRLVRAGTDAIPPWVRQFMRRPRIPLSRAGRVRRRRLLVARLGLAAGALAVVGVLGWLVFVSPVLGVREVWVSGVLILEPDQVRVAAAVADGTPLARVDTEAVRARVAALPPAREVTVTRSWPSTLVIEVVERTPVGAVPNGKKYDLFDDHGVIYRTVSSVPSGVVRVQLATPGPQDVSTQSALTVLRSLTKRLRSELATLVVEGPARIRLEMSGDRVVTWGDAEESEMKAKVADALLAKPDKRIDVSGVPEVVTLG, from the coding sequence GCGGCGCTGGCGGCTCGTGCGGGCCGGCACCGACGCCATCCCGCCGTGGGTCCGGCAGTTCATGCGGCGTCCCCGGATCCCGCTGTCCCGGGCGGGCCGGGTGCGCCGCCGCCGGCTGCTGGTCGCCCGGCTGGGCCTGGCCGCCGGCGCGCTGGCGGTGGTGGGCGTGCTGGGCTGGCTGGTCTTCGTCTCCCCGGTGCTCGGGGTGCGCGAGGTCTGGGTGTCCGGCGTGCTGATCCTGGAACCGGACCAGGTGCGGGTGGCCGCGGCGGTGGCCGACGGCACGCCGCTGGCCCGGGTGGACACCGAGGCGGTGCGCGCCCGGGTGGCGGCGCTGCCCCCGGCCCGGGAGGTCACCGTCACCCGCAGCTGGCCGTCCACTCTCGTCATCGAGGTGGTCGAGCGGACGCCGGTCGGCGCGGTGCCCAACGGAAAGAAGTACGATCTTTTCGATGATCATGGTGTGATCTACCGTACGGTCTCCAGCGTTCCGTCCGGTGTGGTGCGGGTGCAGTTGGCCACACCGGGTCCACAGGACGTGTCCACCCAGTCCGCGCTGACGGTATTGCGGTCGCTGACCAAGCGGCTGCGGTCCGAACTGGCCACGCTGGTCGTGGAGGGGCCGGCCCGGATCCGGCTGGAGATGTCCGGGGACCGGGTCGTGACCTGGGGCGACGCTGAGGAGAGCGAGATGAAGGCGAAGGTGGCGGACGCCCTGCTGGCCAAGCCGGACAAGCGCATCGACGTCAGCGGCGTGCCGGAGGTCGTGACCCTCGGCTGA
- the ftsZ gene encoding cell division protein FtsZ: protein MTPPHNYLAVIKVVGIGGGGVNAVNRMIEVGLKGVEFIAINTDAQALLMSDADVKLDVGRELTRGLGAGANPDVGKNAAEDHRDEIEEVLKGADMVFVTCGEGGGTGTGGAPVVANIARKLGALTIGVVTRPFSFEGKRRQVQAESGIEELRNQCDTLIVIPNDRLLALGDRGITMMDAFRQADQVLLSGVQGITDLITTPGLINLDFADVKSVMSGAGSALMGIGSARGDNRAVEAAERAISSPLLEQSMDGARGVLLSIAGGSDLGLFEINDAAQLVTDAAHPDANIIFGAVIDDALGDEVRVTVIAAGFDGGSPSYKPVEIPRKVTPPVEAPTLRHPTPTNTPPTQSQRKVLFDDVDVPDFLKNGS from the coding sequence ATGACACCTCCGCACAATTACCTCGCGGTCATCAAGGTCGTCGGCATCGGCGGCGGTGGCGTCAATGCCGTCAACCGCATGATCGAGGTCGGCCTCAAGGGCGTGGAGTTCATCGCCATCAACACCGACGCGCAGGCGCTGCTGATGAGCGACGCCGACGTCAAGCTCGACGTGGGCCGGGAGCTGACCCGGGGCCTGGGCGCCGGGGCCAACCCCGACGTGGGCAAGAACGCCGCCGAGGACCACCGCGACGAGATCGAGGAGGTGCTCAAGGGCGCCGACATGGTCTTCGTGACCTGCGGCGAGGGCGGCGGCACCGGCACCGGCGGCGCGCCCGTGGTCGCCAACATCGCCCGCAAGCTGGGCGCGCTGACCATCGGCGTGGTCACCCGGCCGTTCTCCTTCGAGGGCAAGCGCCGCCAGGTCCAGGCCGAGTCCGGGATCGAGGAGCTGCGCAACCAGTGCGACACGCTCATCGTGATCCCCAACGACCGGCTGCTGGCGCTGGGCGACCGCGGCATCACCATGATGGACGCGTTCCGCCAGGCCGACCAGGTGCTGCTCTCCGGTGTCCAGGGCATCACCGACCTGATCACCACGCCCGGTCTGATCAACCTCGACTTCGCCGACGTCAAGAGCGTCATGAGCGGCGCGGGCAGCGCGCTGATGGGCATCGGCAGCGCCCGCGGCGACAACCGTGCGGTGGAGGCGGCCGAGCGCGCCATCTCCAGCCCGTTGCTGGAGCAGAGCATGGACGGCGCGCGTGGCGTGCTGCTGTCCATCGCGGGCGGCTCCGACCTGGGCCTGTTCGAGATCAACGACGCGGCGCAGCTGGTCACCGACGCGGCCCACCCGGACGCGAACATCATCTTCGGTGCGGTGATCGACGACGCCCTCGGCGACGAGGTGCGGGTGACCGTGATCGCGGCCGGCTTCGACGGCGGCTCGCCGTCCTACAAGCCGGTGGAGATCCCGCGCAAGGTCACCCCGCCGGTGGAGGCGCCCACCCTGCGCCACCCGACGCCGACCAACACACCGCCCACCCAGTCCCAGCGCAAGGTCCTCTTCGACGACGTCGACGTGCCGGACTTCCTGAAGAACGGCTCGTAG